A region from the Deltaproteobacteria bacterium genome encodes:
- a CDS encoding ADP-ribosylglycohydrolase family protein, with protein MSSATGPANPELVRDRFRATLLGCAIGDALGFPFEGQPPEVVQRVPEIAEDFHPRPRGKYAKGQYTDDTQMTLALAASIAEEGRVDGRAVANRLAALWRDGIILEAGETTSEAVGRILKGAPWMAAGAEVGLAGNGAATRAAPIGLWNCDDFGKIARDAEVQGVITHKDPRSLAGSAAFAAAVALALEEGEPQPRRFLQIVAECANPFSNEFAAILADLGRLLKWETRSAISTIALLGLRPDEQPDWPGISPYVVPTVAMAIYAFLREPGDFRAALQLALRAGGDVDTTGAMVGALSGAHLGMLGIPARLRKGVLHADVILEIADTLFVRKFHAARMAEARLRHVVKAQR; from the coding sequence GTGAGTTCAGCGACAGGTCCGGCCAATCCCGAGCTCGTCCGAGATCGGTTCCGCGCCACGCTGCTCGGCTGCGCCATTGGCGACGCGCTCGGCTTCCCCTTCGAAGGCCAGCCGCCGGAAGTGGTGCAGCGGGTGCCGGAGATCGCCGAGGACTTTCATCCGCGGCCGCGCGGCAAGTACGCCAAGGGCCAGTACACCGACGACACCCAGATGACGCTCGCGCTGGCGGCGTCGATCGCGGAAGAAGGCCGCGTCGATGGGCGCGCCGTGGCCAACCGCCTCGCGGCGCTCTGGCGCGACGGCATCATCCTCGAGGCGGGCGAGACCACCAGCGAGGCCGTGGGCCGCATTCTGAAAGGCGCGCCCTGGATGGCCGCCGGCGCCGAGGTGGGCCTCGCGGGCAACGGCGCCGCCACGCGCGCCGCGCCCATCGGCCTCTGGAACTGCGACGACTTCGGCAAGATCGCCCGCGACGCGGAAGTGCAGGGCGTCATCACCCACAAAGACCCGCGCTCGCTCGCGGGCAGCGCCGCGTTCGCCGCCGCGGTGGCCCTCGCTCTCGAAGAGGGCGAGCCGCAGCCGCGCCGCTTCCTGCAAATCGTGGCCGAGTGCGCCAACCCGTTCTCGAACGAGTTCGCGGCCATCCTCGCGGACCTCGGCCGGCTCCTGAAGTGGGAGACGCGCTCGGCCATCTCCACCATCGCGCTCCTGGGGCTCAGGCCCGACGAGCAGCCCGACTGGCCCGGCATCTCGCCGTACGTGGTGCCCACGGTGGCCATGGCCATCTACGCGTTCCTGCGCGAGCCCGGCGACTTCCGCGCGGCGCTGCAGCTCGCCCTGCGCGCGGGCGGCGACGTGGACACCACCGGCGCCATGGTGGGCGCGCTCTCGGGCGCGCACCTGGGCATGCTCGGGATCCCCGCGCGGCTGCGGAAGGGCGTGCTCCACGCGGATGTGATCCTGGAGATTGCGGACACCCTCTTCGTGCGCAAGTTCCACGCGGCGCGGATGGCCGAGGCGCGCCTGCGTCACGTGGTGAAGGCCCAGCGATGA
- a CDS encoding universal stress protein has product MGKTLVVGVDGSEHAKKAARYAAELAVKLDASLLLVHAVPSLAMPAGAIGFGEELLQANRVRGEAILDLLVNELEKPTLKVQKRLIDDGSPPEVLANVAKEVGAEMVVVGSTGANAVSRMFLGSVANRLGHVSPVPVLIVR; this is encoded by the coding sequence ATGGGCAAAACGCTCGTCGTCGGCGTGGACGGCTCGGAGCACGCCAAGAAGGCCGCGCGCTATGCCGCGGAGCTGGCTGTGAAGCTCGACGCCAGCCTGCTCCTCGTCCACGCGGTGCCCAGCCTGGCCATGCCCGCCGGCGCCATCGGCTTCGGCGAGGAGCTGCTCCAGGCCAATCGCGTGCGCGGCGAGGCCATCCTCGACCTCCTGGTCAACGAGCTGGAGAAGCCGACGTTGAAGGTCCAGAAGCGCCTCATCGACGACGGCTCGCCGCCGGAGGTGCTCGCCAACGTCGCCAAAGAGGTCGGCGCCGAGATGGTCGTCGTCGGCTCGACGGGAGCGAACGCCGTCTCGCGCATGTTCCTGGGCAGCGTGGCCAACCGCCTGGGGCACGTGAGCCCGGTGCCGGTGTTGATCGTGCGCTGA
- a CDS encoding nuclear transport factor 2 family protein, translating into MDPSQLTNFCDRWLAAWSGNRPDELITFYCTDALYRDPARPHGLRGDEILPYFRRLLARNPEWEWRRAELWPIENGFMLKWKAKIPVGVQIVEEQGLDIVVFRDGKIARNEVFFDRAQLVAAATAGG; encoded by the coding sequence ATGGACCCTTCACAACTCACGAACTTCTGTGACCGCTGGCTCGCCGCCTGGAGCGGAAACCGGCCCGATGAGTTGATTACTTTTTATTGTACAGATGCGCTCTATCGAGATCCCGCGCGGCCGCATGGACTGCGCGGTGACGAGATCCTTCCCTACTTTCGAAGGCTGCTCGCCCGGAATCCGGAATGGGAGTGGCGCCGAGCGGAGCTGTGGCCGATTGAGAACGGCTTCATGCTGAAGTGGAAGGCGAAGATCCCGGTCGGCGTGCAGATTGTCGAAGAGCAAGGGCTCGACATCGTCGTGTTTCGCGACGGGAAGATCGCGCGCAACGAGGTCTTCTTCGATCGTGCGCAGCTCGTGGCGGCAGCGACGGCGGGCGGCTAG
- a CDS encoding efflux RND transporter permease subunit, whose amino-acid sequence MVRNAELPENVFVDARLTPAGKLVFAVSGPLPATEMRELVESVVRLKLLQVPGVMDVELCGGFEPRVRINVDSQRAAALNITIPDIEQAIAAAATPSAGQPVRNIGASGGPEVFRDLVIATRNGAPIRVSELAQVIDDGAPTGCEAHTATGRAIAMYALLRPDYTKGTVESKLAEVGALLPPGVHVDALPSAPMLRFRAPAELSTQAMSALAHKLVEASQKRGVDAWVEAGDEAPGGDLHELRSSGRTTSAQSSCTCSASCRM is encoded by the coding sequence GTGGTGCGCAATGCCGAGCTGCCAGAGAACGTCTTCGTCGACGCTCGACTCACTCCGGCTGGGAAGCTCGTCTTCGCCGTGAGCGGGCCGCTTCCCGCGACAGAGATGCGCGAGCTCGTCGAGTCCGTGGTGCGACTGAAGCTGCTCCAGGTTCCCGGCGTGATGGACGTGGAGCTCTGCGGCGGCTTCGAGCCGCGGGTGCGAATCAACGTGGACTCGCAGCGCGCGGCGGCTTTGAACATCACGATTCCCGATATCGAGCAGGCGATCGCCGCCGCCGCGACGCCGAGCGCGGGACAGCCTGTGCGCAACATCGGCGCAAGCGGGGGACCGGAAGTCTTCCGCGACCTCGTCATCGCGACGCGGAACGGCGCGCCGATTCGCGTGAGCGAGCTGGCGCAAGTGATCGACGATGGCGCGCCCACCGGCTGCGAAGCGCACACCGCGACGGGGCGCGCGATCGCGATGTACGCGCTGCTGCGGCCTGATTACACAAAAGGAACTGTTGAATCGAAGCTCGCCGAGGTGGGCGCGCTGTTGCCGCCTGGCGTTCATGTGGACGCGCTCCCGAGTGCGCCCATGCTGCGTTTTCGCGCGCCGGCCGAGCTGAGTACACAGGCCATGAGCGCGCTGGCACACAAGCTCGTCGAGGCCTCGCAGAAGAGGGGCGTCGATGCATGGGTCGAGGCCGGAGATGAAGCGCCAGGCGGCGACCTTCACGAGCTGAGATCTTCCGGCAGGACAACCAGCGCGCAGTCATCGTGCACGTGCTCGGCGAGCTGCCGGATGTGA
- a CDS encoding F0F1 ATP synthase subunit epsilon translates to MAGPIDLKIVTAEKQLLSEKVDEVRAPGGEGYFGVRPGHIPFLTQMEPGELWFRSGGTTQSFAVSEGFIEVSANRVTVLAESAEPAANIDVERARKALADAQGKMKGVNTNEPEYKLEAARAKRASARIAVAGRR, encoded by the coding sequence ATGGCCGGACCCATCGACCTCAAGATCGTGACCGCGGAGAAGCAGCTGCTCTCCGAGAAGGTCGACGAGGTGCGCGCGCCCGGCGGCGAAGGCTACTTCGGCGTGCGTCCGGGCCACATTCCCTTCCTGACGCAGATGGAGCCGGGCGAGCTCTGGTTCCGCAGCGGCGGCACCACCCAGAGCTTCGCGGTGAGCGAGGGCTTCATCGAGGTCTCGGCCAATCGGGTGACGGTGCTCGCGGAGAGCGCGGAGCCCGCGGCCAACATCGACGTGGAGCGGGCGCGCAAGGCGCTCGCCGACGCCCAGGGCAAGATGAAGGGCGTCAACACCAACGAGCCCGAGTACAAGCTCGAGGCGGCGCGCGCCAAGCGGGCGAGCGCGCGCATCGCCGTCGCTGGCCGTCGCTAG
- a CDS encoding NAD(P)-binding protein, protein MAERKKVAVLGGGVGSLSAVYALTHDPKWKDKLDITVYSLGWRLGGKGATGRDAANGQRVLEHGLHLWFGFYENAFSMMRDVYKELDRPKGSPIATWEEAFLPHNQYSMEQHFKNEWVAWNIWLPHNLQTPGDGTPFPSIWDYVIEVIEILAKIFENGAGAIAGIIAGVEAVGIRAAIGEARKLAALAKPLGGIKLGTKDHPLLVDALRLARKLSESHFAPHVANELEAYRAWIAFDAIATALIGFLADDLLLKGPDAINNENFNAWMARHGCSKLTLDSCLIQTAYDSSFALVGGNRPDMEAGTILRGAVRMFLMFKGSVSWRFAAGTGDSVFAPAYLALKKRGVNFKFFHEVTGIVTPPTGPMEVTEIQLNEQAHLTGADYDPLIDVNGLPCWPSEPRYEQLVEGDELKKQGIDLESYWTPWKGGTPKTLKKGQDFDIVISGMSLEPLRMMGKALAARHAPLQAMFAALETTRTQAFQLWMQPKLADLGWRDGSVLLSCFGEPLDTWADLSLVLPSEDWPVGAVPQTLGYFCGAMTEGPNDLPPRTEHDFPAKQDALAKQDALDFINQKLRWLWPAAFAGHDFKWDLLVDLAKQHGAARFDSQFWRANIDPSERYVLSVTGSSKTRVRADQTGFTNLFFAGDYTNNGINAGCMEAAVISGFQISRALTGWPEQIPGESGGFV, encoded by the coding sequence ATGGCAGAGCGCAAGAAGGTGGCTGTCCTCGGCGGCGGCGTGGGCTCGCTCTCGGCGGTCTACGCGCTGACCCACGATCCGAAGTGGAAGGACAAGCTGGACATCACCGTCTACTCGCTGGGCTGGCGCCTCGGCGGCAAGGGCGCCACCGGTCGCGACGCGGCGAACGGCCAGCGCGTCCTCGAGCACGGCCTGCACCTCTGGTTCGGCTTCTACGAGAACGCGTTCTCCATGATGCGCGACGTCTACAAGGAGCTCGACCGGCCCAAGGGCTCGCCCATCGCCACGTGGGAAGAGGCGTTCCTGCCCCACAACCAGTACTCGATGGAGCAGCACTTCAAGAATGAGTGGGTGGCCTGGAACATCTGGCTGCCGCACAACCTGCAGACGCCCGGCGATGGCACGCCCTTCCCTTCGATCTGGGACTACGTCATCGAGGTCATCGAGATCCTCGCCAAGATCTTCGAGAACGGCGCCGGCGCCATCGCGGGGATCATCGCCGGCGTGGAGGCGGTGGGGATTCGCGCGGCGATTGGCGAGGCGCGCAAGCTCGCGGCGCTGGCCAAGCCGCTGGGCGGCATCAAGCTGGGCACCAAGGATCACCCGCTGCTCGTGGACGCGCTGCGCCTGGCGCGAAAGCTCTCGGAGTCGCACTTCGCGCCGCACGTGGCCAACGAGCTCGAGGCCTACCGCGCGTGGATCGCCTTCGACGCCATCGCCACCGCGCTCATCGGCTTCCTCGCCGACGACCTGCTGCTCAAGGGCCCCGACGCCATCAACAACGAGAACTTCAACGCCTGGATGGCGCGCCACGGCTGCTCGAAGCTGACGCTCGACTCGTGCCTCATCCAGACCGCGTACGACTCCTCGTTCGCGCTCGTGGGCGGCAACCGCCCGGACATGGAGGCCGGAACGATCCTCCGCGGCGCGGTGCGGATGTTCCTCATGTTCAAGGGCTCGGTGTCGTGGCGCTTCGCCGCGGGCACGGGCGACTCGGTGTTCGCGCCTGCGTACCTGGCGCTCAAGAAGCGCGGCGTGAACTTCAAGTTCTTCCACGAGGTGACCGGCATCGTGACGCCGCCGACCGGGCCGATGGAGGTCACCGAGATCCAGCTCAATGAGCAGGCGCACCTCACGGGCGCCGACTACGACCCGCTCATCGACGTGAACGGCCTCCCCTGCTGGCCCAGCGAGCCGCGCTATGAGCAGCTCGTGGAGGGCGACGAGCTCAAGAAGCAGGGCATCGACCTGGAGTCGTACTGGACGCCGTGGAAGGGCGGCACGCCCAAGACGCTCAAGAAGGGGCAGGACTTCGACATCGTCATCAGCGGCATGTCGCTCGAGCCTCTGCGCATGATGGGCAAGGCTCTCGCTGCGCGGCACGCGCCGCTCCAGGCGATGTTCGCGGCCCTCGAGACCACGCGCACCCAGGCCTTCCAGCTCTGGATGCAGCCCAAGCTCGCCGACCTCGGCTGGCGCGACGGCAGCGTGCTGCTCTCGTGCTTCGGCGAGCCGCTCGATACCTGGGCGGATCTCTCGCTGGTGCTGCCCTCGGAGGATTGGCCGGTGGGCGCGGTGCCGCAGACGCTCGGCTACTTCTGCGGCGCGATGACCGAAGGCCCGAACGATCTGCCGCCGCGCACCGAGCACGACTTCCCGGCCAAGCAGGACGCGCTCGCCAAGCAGGACGCGCTCGACTTCATCAACCAGAAGCTGCGCTGGCTCTGGCCGGCGGCGTTCGCGGGCCACGACTTCAAGTGGGATCTGCTCGTGGACCTCGCCAAGCAGCACGGCGCGGCGCGCTTCGACTCGCAGTTCTGGCGCGCAAACATCGACCCGAGCGAGCGCTACGTGCTCTCGGTGACGGGCTCGAGCAAGACGCGCGTCCGCGCCGACCAGACCGGCTTCACCAACCTCTTCTTCGCAGGCGACTACACCAACAACGGCATCAACGCGGGCTGCATGGAGGCCGCGGTCATCTCCGGCTTCCAGATCTCGCGCGCGCTCACCGGTTGGCCCGAACAGATTCCCGGCGAGAGCGGCGGGTTCGTCTAG
- the amrB gene encoding AmmeMemoRadiSam system protein B, with amino-acid sequence MRNGTVLALVALAALGCRGSSAPASLPADGVIVSRSSGVRFDRNPEKLAGKLDELLTNAGMPAPGNVTALVLPHAAIAYSGQVSAAALAPVRDRRYDRLVLLSPAHPGLASGAVIPKAARAFRTPLGDVPVDAQALEVLSASGAFTRDDGPFLDEHGVDAPLPFLQRAIGAVPLVPVIVGGTDAASARKLAEALRPIVDVHTLVVVSTNLTHHGPRFGNTMFGDQQGADLRNRITQADTILLKPVLDNQLEAFDSVSKSAGSVCGRDALRVLLALLPRSSRGTMRFYDNSFTHEQLERQNQVSYAGIVYDGLWPELPELPQADQAALLGAARKALEAAVAGQASPTPPLGSLSLLQKHGLFVTLYEKGQVRASVGQLQESVPVGRAVVDVATAAATQDAHGKLTAPELADVKIELTLIGAVHTVKDLSTIDPAEDGLFLEAQGHQGLLLPDRGQALSMETVLDALAEKADLPRKSWPPKALSAFATRVIAEPGAQLAPAAAPSDGGN; translated from the coding sequence ATGCGGAACGGAACCGTCCTCGCGCTCGTGGCGCTGGCTGCGCTCGGCTGCCGCGGTTCGTCCGCGCCGGCCTCGCTGCCTGCGGACGGCGTGATCGTCTCGCGCTCGAGCGGCGTCCGCTTCGACCGAAATCCCGAGAAGCTCGCGGGCAAGCTCGACGAGCTGCTCACCAACGCCGGCATGCCCGCGCCGGGCAACGTGACCGCGCTGGTGCTGCCCCACGCGGCGATCGCCTATTCGGGCCAGGTGTCGGCGGCGGCGCTGGCCCCGGTCCGCGACCGCCGCTACGACCGGCTGGTGCTGCTCTCACCCGCGCACCCCGGGCTCGCCTCGGGCGCGGTGATTCCGAAGGCCGCGCGCGCGTTCCGAACGCCGCTGGGCGACGTGCCGGTCGACGCTCAGGCGCTGGAGGTGCTCTCCGCGAGCGGCGCGTTCACGCGCGACGACGGGCCGTTCCTCGATGAGCACGGCGTCGATGCGCCGCTGCCGTTCCTGCAGCGCGCGATCGGCGCTGTCCCGCTGGTGCCGGTGATCGTGGGCGGCACCGACGCCGCGAGCGCGCGCAAGCTCGCCGAGGCGCTGCGGCCCATCGTCGATGTGCACACGCTGGTGGTGGTCTCGACGAACCTCACGCACCACGGGCCGCGCTTTGGCAACACCATGTTCGGCGACCAGCAGGGCGCTGACCTGCGCAATCGCATCACCCAGGCCGACACCATCCTCCTCAAGCCCGTGCTCGACAACCAGCTCGAGGCGTTCGACAGCGTGAGCAAGAGCGCGGGGAGCGTCTGCGGCCGCGACGCGCTGCGCGTGCTGCTCGCGCTGCTGCCGAGGTCCTCGCGCGGGACGATGCGGTTCTACGACAACTCTTTCACCCACGAGCAGCTCGAGCGGCAGAACCAGGTCAGCTACGCGGGCATCGTGTACGACGGCCTCTGGCCCGAGCTGCCCGAGCTGCCGCAGGCGGATCAGGCGGCGCTCCTCGGCGCGGCGCGCAAGGCGCTCGAGGCCGCGGTGGCTGGCCAGGCCTCGCCCACGCCGCCGCTGGGTTCCTTGTCGCTGCTGCAGAAGCACGGGCTCTTCGTGACGCTCTACGAGAAGGGCCAGGTGCGCGCGAGCGTGGGGCAGCTTCAGGAGAGCGTACCCGTGGGGCGCGCGGTGGTGGACGTGGCGACCGCCGCGGCGACGCAGGACGCCCACGGCAAGCTCACCGCCCCCGAGCTGGCCGACGTGAAGATCGAGCTCACCCTCATCGGCGCGGTTCACACCGTGAAGGACCTCTCCACGATCGACCCCGCCGAGGACGGGCTCTTCCTTGAGGCCCAGGGTCACCAGGGCCTGCTGCTCCCCGACCGGGGGCAAGCGCTGTCGATGGAGACCGTGCTCGACGCGCTCGCAGAGAAGGCCGATCTCCCGCGCAAGAGCTGGCCGCCGAAGGCGCTGTCGGCGTTTGCCACGCGTGTGATTGCCGAGCCGGGCGCACAGCTGGCGCCGGCGGCGGCTCCGAGCGACGGCGGAAACTAG
- the atpD gene encoding F0F1 ATP synthase subunit beta: MADVQIANGKITQVMGPVVDVEFPAGSLPEIYTALKVTNASLGEAKDNLTIEVAQHLGENTARCIAMDATDGLARGQAVTNTGAPIMVPVGKATLGRILNVIGEPVDEQGPVKAQKMMPIHRDPPKYTDLDVKVQMFETGIKVIDLLAPYTRGGKTGLFGGAGVGKTVLLMELIRNAAIEKGGFSVFAGVGERTREGNDLYNEFQEGNVIKIKKTPDHKPILDGNGKVQLIEGESQAVLVYGQMNEPPGARARVALSAMTIAENFRDEEGKDVLLFVDNVFRFTQAGSEVSALLGRIPSAVGYQPTLATEMGALQERITTTKKGSITSVQAIYVPADDLTDPAPATTFAHLDATTVLNRKLTELGIYPAVDPLDSTSRILSPDILGQEHYATARRVQGLLQRYKELQDIIAILGMDELSEDDKITVARARKVQRFLSQPFFVAEVFTGQKGKFVAIQDTIRGFKEILDGKHDDLPEQAFYMVGGIEDVIEKAKAMAK, from the coding sequence ATGGCAGACGTTCAGATCGCCAACGGCAAGATCACGCAGGTGATGGGCCCGGTGGTGGACGTGGAGTTTCCCGCCGGCTCGCTGCCGGAGATCTACACCGCGCTCAAGGTGACCAACGCCTCCCTCGGTGAGGCCAAGGACAACCTCACCATCGAGGTGGCGCAGCACCTCGGCGAGAACACCGCCCGCTGCATCGCCATGGACGCCACCGACGGCCTCGCCCGCGGTCAGGCCGTGACCAACACCGGCGCGCCCATCATGGTGCCGGTGGGCAAGGCCACCCTGGGGCGCATCCTCAACGTCATCGGCGAGCCGGTGGATGAGCAGGGCCCGGTGAAGGCTCAGAAGATGATGCCCATCCACCGCGATCCGCCCAAGTACACCGACCTCGACGTGAAGGTGCAGATGTTCGAGACGGGCATCAAGGTCATCGACCTGCTCGCGCCGTACACCCGCGGCGGCAAGACCGGCCTCTTCGGCGGCGCCGGCGTGGGCAAGACGGTGCTCCTGATGGAGCTCATCCGCAACGCGGCCATCGAGAAGGGCGGCTTCAGCGTGTTCGCCGGCGTGGGCGAGCGCACCCGCGAGGGCAACGACCTCTACAACGAGTTCCAGGAAGGCAACGTCATCAAGATCAAGAAGACGCCCGACCACAAGCCCATCCTGGACGGCAACGGCAAGGTGCAGCTCATCGAGGGCGAGAGCCAGGCGGTGCTGGTGTACGGCCAGATGAACGAGCCGCCCGGCGCCCGCGCGCGCGTGGCCCTCTCGGCCATGACCATCGCCGAGAACTTCCGCGATGAAGAGGGCAAGGACGTGCTCCTCTTCGTGGACAACGTCTTCCGGTTCACCCAGGCGGGCTCCGAGGTGTCGGCGCTCCTCGGCCGCATCCCCAGCGCGGTCGGTTACCAGCCCACCCTGGCCACGGAGATGGGCGCCCTCCAGGAGCGCATCACCACCACCAAGAAGGGCAGCATCACCTCCGTGCAGGCCATCTACGTGCCCGCCGACGACCTCACCGACCCCGCGCCCGCGACGACCTTCGCGCACCTCGACGCCACCACGGTGCTCAACCGCAAGCTCACCGAGCTCGGCATCTACCCCGCGGTGGACCCGCTCGACTCCACCAGCCGCATCCTGAGCCCGGACATCCTCGGCCAGGAGCACTACGCCACCGCGCGCCGCGTGCAGGGCCTGCTCCAGCGCTACAAGGAGCTCCAGGACATCATCGCCATCCTCGGCATGGACGAGCTCAGCGAGGACGACAAGATCACCGTCGCCCGCGCGCGCAAGGTGCAGCGCTTCCTCAGCCAGCCGTTCTTCGTGGCCGAGGTGTTCACCGGCCAGAAGGGCAAGTTCGTGGCCATCCAGGACACCATCCGCGGCTTCAAGGAGATCCTCGACGGCAAGCACGACGACCTGCCCGAGCAGGCCTTCTACATGGTCGGCGGCATCGAGGACGTGATCGAGAAGGCCAAGGCGATGGCCAAGTAG
- a CDS encoding DUF2378 family protein, producing MESQARVEPANQVIFDNTIDGLFRALRPFVTPTGKAKIRALGLDMDGKLNPAYPAHVWASAVKIFAADAYPGLAPFEGQRRVAERTVDAFAEGVIGTAMFTLLRLVGPDRTIGRMTRNLRTGSNYVETKATQLEPHKYEIWINDVTDLPGFYLGLLERGLHLVGAKELKIELANQTGPSCTYRVGWKG from the coding sequence ATGGAGTCGCAAGCTCGGGTCGAACCCGCGAATCAGGTCATCTTCGACAACACCATCGATGGCCTCTTCCGTGCGCTGCGGCCGTTCGTCACCCCCACGGGCAAGGCGAAGATCCGCGCGCTCGGCCTGGACATGGACGGCAAGCTGAACCCGGCCTACCCGGCGCACGTCTGGGCGAGCGCGGTGAAGATCTTCGCCGCCGACGCGTACCCGGGGCTGGCGCCGTTCGAGGGGCAGCGGCGCGTGGCCGAGCGGACCGTGGACGCCTTCGCCGAGGGCGTGATCGGCACGGCGATGTTCACGCTGCTGCGACTCGTGGGCCCGGACCGGACCATCGGGCGCATGACGCGGAACTTGAGAACCGGCTCGAACTACGTGGAGACGAAAGCCACGCAGCTCGAGCCTCATAAGTATGAAATCTGGATCAACGACGTGACCGACTTGCCCGGCTTCTATTTGGGACTGCTCGAGCGCGGCTTGCACCTGGTGGGCGCGAAGGAATTGAAGATCGAGCTCGCGAATCAGACCGGGCCGTCGTGCACCTATCGCGTGGGCTGGAAGGGCTGA
- a CDS encoding PilZ domain-containing protein, translating to MEPRRVAVGVDEIEAVFPSRKAFLQAAAVHATECRLYWAAPGATFNLNEQVRVILGFAGESVKFTFKGTIIKVVEEALRGQRTGAVIRIVGDEQAAFGSAVSYARGVDPALGRRASPRWNTRIAATLGDGLTRQAVLLDLSQGGAFAQLSSEPPPVGSLQPLSIDVGTAREVVPVRVAWIGRRDGKPGCGLEFLELGDKAKAWLQRQLESASRP from the coding sequence GTGGAGCCGCGTCGGGTGGCCGTGGGTGTCGACGAAATCGAGGCGGTCTTTCCGAGCCGCAAGGCCTTCCTTCAGGCTGCGGCCGTGCACGCCACCGAGTGCCGGCTCTACTGGGCCGCGCCGGGCGCGACGTTCAACCTCAACGAGCAGGTTCGCGTCATCCTCGGCTTCGCCGGCGAGTCGGTGAAGTTCACCTTCAAGGGCACGATCATCAAGGTCGTGGAAGAGGCGCTCCGCGGCCAACGGACGGGCGCCGTCATCCGCATCGTAGGCGATGAGCAGGCGGCCTTTGGCTCGGCCGTGTCCTATGCGCGCGGCGTGGACCCTGCGCTCGGCCGCCGCGCCAGCCCGCGCTGGAACACGCGCATCGCCGCCACCCTGGGCGACGGGCTCACGCGGCAGGCCGTGCTCCTCGACCTCTCCCAGGGCGGCGCGTTCGCCCAGCTCTCGAGCGAGCCGCCGCCGGTGGGCTCGCTGCAGCCGCTCTCGATCGACGTGGGGACCGCCCGCGAGGTCGTCCCCGTTCGCGTGGCCTGGATCGGCCGGCGCGACGGCAAACCCGGCTGCGGCCTGGAGTTCCTCGAGCTCGGCGACAAGGCCAAGGCCTGGCTGCAGCGCCAGCTCGAGTCGGCTTCGCGCCCCTGA
- the atpG gene encoding ATP synthase F1 subunit gamma — protein MASLRDIRTRIRSVKSTQQITKAMKLIAATRLRKAQENIISARPYADALDAVLGSLASGAGVEHPLLTQRPLKRVELVVMTSDRGLCGGFNSNLLRRAQRFLVENSDAHEIRISTVGRKGHDYFRKREVKLRHDYAGVMQKLSYGSARQIATEVSDAFLKGEVDAVYLLYNEFISAISQRPILATLLPVQPTAGAGKAAPSGPAAEYVYEPSRDAVLESLLPRYLSTKVYRALLESQAAFYGAQMSAMESATKNATDLIGQLTLLYNRTRQAVITKELMEIVSGAEALK, from the coding sequence ATGGCTTCGCTACGCGACATCCGGACGCGCATTCGCTCGGTCAAGAGCACTCAGCAGATCACCAAGGCGATGAAGCTCATCGCCGCCACGCGACTGCGCAAGGCGCAGGAGAACATCATCTCCGCGCGGCCCTACGCCGACGCCCTCGACGCCGTGCTGGGGAGCCTCGCCAGTGGCGCCGGCGTGGAGCACCCGCTGCTCACCCAGCGCCCGCTCAAGCGCGTGGAGCTGGTGGTGATGACCAGCGACCGCGGCCTCTGCGGCGGCTTCAACTCCAACCTGCTCCGGCGCGCCCAGCGCTTCCTGGTGGAGAACAGCGACGCCCACGAGATCCGCATCTCCACCGTGGGCCGCAAGGGCCACGACTACTTCCGCAAGCGCGAGGTGAAGCTCCGCCACGACTACGCGGGCGTGATGCAGAAGCTCAGCTACGGCAGCGCGCGCCAGATCGCCACCGAGGTCTCCGACGCCTTCTTGAAGGGCGAGGTCGACGCGGTCTACCTGCTCTACAACGAGTTCATCAGCGCCATCTCCCAGCGGCCCATCCTGGCCACGCTGCTCCCGGTGCAGCCCACCGCGGGCGCGGGCAAGGCGGCGCCGAGCGGGCCTGCGGCCGAGTACGTCTACGAGCCCAGCCGCGACGCGGTGCTCGAGTCGCTCCTGCCGCGCTACCTGTCGACGAAGGTGTACCGCGCCCTGCTCGAGAGCCAGGCCGCCTTCTACGGTGCGCAGATGAGCGCCATGGAGAGCGCGACCAAGAACGCGACCGACCTCATCGGCCAGCTCACGCTGCTCTACAACCGCACCCGCCAGGCGGTGATCACCAAGGAGCTCATGGAGATCGTGTCGGGCGCGGAGGCCCTGAAGTAG